From Columba livia isolate bColLiv1 breed racing homer chromosome 7, bColLiv1.pat.W.v2, whole genome shotgun sequence, one genomic window encodes:
- the LOC135579979 gene encoding olfactory receptor 14I1-like — protein MSNSSSITQFLLLPFTDTRELQLLHFWLFLGIYLAALLGNGLIITTIACDQHLHTPMYFFLLNLSLLDLGSISTIVPKSMANSLWDTRTISYRGCATQLFFFLSLISVEYSLLTIMAYDRYVAICKPLHYGTLLGSRACVHMAAAAWASGFLNTFLHTVNTFSLPLCKGNAVDQFFCEIPHILKLSCSHSYLREVWLLVVSSCLVFGCFVFIVVSYVQIFRAVLRIPSEQGRHKAFSTCLPHLAVVSLFVSTGIFAHLKPPSIFSPNLDRVVSVLYSVVPPAVNPLIYSMRNKENKDSLRKLFDQGILQYQ, from the coding sequence atgtccaacagcagctccatcacccagttcctcctcttgccattcacagacacacgggagctgcagctcttgcacttctggctcttcctgggcatctacctggctgccctcctgggcaacggcctcatcatcaccaccatagcctgtgaccagcacctccacacccccatgtacttcttcctcctcaacctctccctccttgacttgggctccatctccaccattgtccccaaatccatggccaattccctttGGGACACCAGGACTATCTCCTATCGAGGATGTGctacacagctctttttttttctctccttgatcTCTGTTGAGTATtcccttctcaccatcatggcctatgaccgctacgttgccatctgcaaacccctgcactacgggaccctcctgggcagcagagcttgtgtgcacatggcagcagctgcctgggccagtggCTTTCTCAACACTTTTCTACACACGGTCaacacattttcactgccactctgcaagggcaatgctgtggaccagttcttctgcgAAATTCCTCatatcctcaagctctcctgctcacactcctacctcagggaagtgTGGCTTCTTGTTGTTAGCTCCTGTTTAGtctttgggtgttttgtgttcattgtggtgtcctatgtgcagatcttcagggccgtgctgaggatcccctctgagcagggacggcacaaagccttttccacgtgcctccctcacctggccgtggtctccctgtttgtcagcactggtaTTTTTGCTCACCTGAAGCCCCCTTCCATCTTCTCCCCAAACCTAGATCGGGTGGTGTccgttctgtactcggtggtgcctccagcagtgaaccccctcatttACAGTATGAGGAACAAAGAGAACAAGGATTCCCTGAGGAAATTATTTGACCAAGGAATACTGCAGTATCAATAA